From Paenibacillus physcomitrellae, the proteins below share one genomic window:
- the asnB gene encoding asparagine synthase (glutamine-hydrolyzing) gives MCGITGFIEWGRDLTQDSELLVNMTETLSRRGPDGHGTWISNPCAFGHRRLSVMDPENGAQPMTFVDEDTVFTIVYNGEIYNALELKSELQQRGHHFRTTCDTEVLLHSYAEWGPGCVDRLNGIFAFAVWDSVKQHVFFARDRLGVKPLFYSEQDGLLVFGSEPKAILKHPGVEASVDAEGLAEIFAIGPARTPGHGVYKELKELRPGHAMIYSQSGLRIYPYWQLQSVAHGDNVEQTAEKLRALLTDTVERQLISDVPLCTLLSGGLDSSALTALAVNYYKQTGQGQVHTFSVDYVGNDKHFKEHVFQPGADGPWIKRMVDELQTEHHYILIDTDSLVEALDDATRTRDMPGMVDVDSSLLLFCHEIKKEATVALSGEAADEIFGGYPWFHRPELRDSGTFPWSVSSAFRAGLLSPELREHIQPLDYVERRYQEALAEVPALEGEDDNDAKMRVLSYLNITRFMPTLLDRKDRMSMGAGLEVRVPYCDHRLVEYVFNIPWHIKMTGDREKGILRKALEGLLPDDVLYRKKSPYPKTHNPAYLDAVRNQMLTVLDDPSSPILPLIDSKKLREIAATTDPTSHLPWFSQLMSGPQLFAYITQVNRWLKDYNVSIR, from the coding sequence ATGTGTGGAATTACAGGATTTATTGAATGGGGCCGGGACCTGACGCAGGATTCCGAGCTTCTGGTGAATATGACTGAAACCCTGTCCAGACGGGGGCCGGACGGTCACGGAACTTGGATTTCCAATCCCTGCGCCTTCGGACATCGCCGCCTGAGCGTCATGGATCCCGAGAACGGCGCCCAGCCGATGACTTTTGTGGATGAAGACACTGTGTTCACTATCGTATACAACGGAGAAATCTATAACGCACTCGAATTAAAAAGCGAGCTCCAGCAAAGAGGCCATCATTTCCGTACGACGTGCGACACGGAAGTTCTCCTTCACTCCTATGCCGAATGGGGTCCGGGCTGTGTGGACCGGCTCAACGGCATTTTTGCGTTTGCGGTGTGGGACAGCGTGAAGCAGCATGTTTTTTTCGCAAGAGACCGTCTAGGGGTTAAACCCTTGTTCTACAGTGAACAGGACGGACTGCTGGTCTTCGGCTCGGAGCCGAAGGCGATTCTTAAACACCCGGGAGTCGAAGCGTCTGTGGACGCGGAAGGGCTGGCCGAAATTTTTGCGATTGGACCGGCTCGTACACCTGGCCATGGCGTCTACAAAGAGCTGAAAGAGCTGCGCCCGGGGCATGCGATGATTTACAGCCAGTCCGGGCTGCGGATTTATCCTTATTGGCAGCTCCAAAGCGTGGCTCATGGGGACAATGTCGAGCAGACGGCCGAGAAACTCCGCGCCCTGCTGACGGATACGGTTGAGCGTCAATTGATCTCCGATGTGCCCCTGTGCACGCTGCTGTCCGGCGGACTGGATTCCAGCGCCCTTACCGCGCTGGCCGTCAACTACTACAAACAAACCGGCCAAGGTCAGGTCCACACCTTCTCCGTAGACTATGTGGGCAACGACAAACATTTTAAAGAGCATGTTTTCCAGCCGGGAGCCGATGGCCCGTGGATTAAACGGATGGTCGACGAGCTGCAAACCGAACATCACTATATACTGATCGACACGGATTCTCTGGTGGAAGCCTTGGATGATGCTACAAGAACCCGGGATATGCCGGGGATGGTCGATGTGGATTCTTCCCTGCTGCTGTTCTGTCATGAAATTAAAAAAGAAGCCACCGTCGCCCTGTCCGGCGAAGCGGCGGATGAAATCTTCGGCGGCTACCCTTGGTTCCACCGTCCAGAATTACGCGATTCCGGCACCTTCCCATGGTCCGTATCCAGCGCCTTCCGTGCCGGGCTGCTGTCGCCGGAGCTGAGAGAACACATTCAGCCGCTGGATTATGTCGAAAGACGTTATCAGGAAGCGCTGGCCGAGGTTCCCGCACTGGAAGGCGAAGACGACAACGACGCCAAAATGCGTGTACTCTCCTACCTGAACATCACCCGTTTCATGCCTACCCTGCTGGACCGCAAAGACCGCATGAGCATGGGGGCGGGACTCGAAGTACGCGTGCCGTATTGCGATCACCGGCTGGTCGAATATGTGTTCAACATCCCCTGGCACATCAAAATGACCGGCGACCGGGAAAAAGGTATCCTGCGCAAAGCCCTTGAAGGGCTGCTGCCGGACGACGTGTTGTACCGCAAGAAAAGCCCGTATCCAAAAACACATAATCCGGCTTATTTGGACGCCGTCCGCAATCAGATGCTCACGGTGCTGGATGATCCTTCATCCCCGATTCTCCCGCTGATCGACAGCAAGAAGCTGCGCGAAATCGCGGCAACAACCGATCCAACCTCACATCTGCCTTGGTTCAGCCAATTGATGTCCGGTCCGCAGCTGTTTGCCTATATCACCCAGGTAAACCGCTGGCTGAAGGATTATAACGTATCTATTCGATAA
- a CDS encoding phosphatase PAP2 family protein, translated as MIKWASLRLKEQQRWLPLALMLVFPLLGYLYHFVDHPTKHVYSLVTDFDRATPFIKYFSVPYGVWIFYIYACLVYFFFRDRKAYYQSIVLYTVCALTCYAIYSVFQTTVPRPLVSGSDVFSRLVTFIYDRDQPFNCFPSIHCFSSYMVLRMMFTSPARGLMNRLLIGGMSVTIICSTLFMKQHVILDALSAFALVELYRLILFKVPARHAEQAALRRRQMEA; from the coding sequence ATGATTAAATGGGCATCACTTCGTCTCAAAGAGCAGCAGCGCTGGCTGCCGCTGGCTCTAATGCTTGTTTTTCCGCTGCTGGGGTATTTGTATCATTTTGTGGATCATCCCACAAAACATGTGTATTCTCTGGTTACTGATTTTGACCGTGCGACACCGTTTATCAAGTATTTTTCGGTACCCTACGGGGTCTGGATTTTTTACATTTACGCTTGTCTGGTCTATTTCTTTTTCAGGGACAGAAAGGCCTATTACCAGTCTATCGTGCTTTATACGGTTTGCGCGCTGACCTGCTACGCGATCTACAGCGTGTTCCAGACGACGGTCCCCCGCCCGCTTGTGAGCGGGAGCGACGTTTTTTCCCGCCTGGTCACTTTTATTTACGACCGGGATCAGCCGTTTAACTGTTTTCCGAGTATTCATTGTTTTTCAAGTTATATGGTTCTGCGGATGATGTTTACCAGTCCTGCGCGCGGCCTGATGAACAGGCTCCTGATCGGGGGAATGTCGGTCACCATTATTTGTTCGACCCTGTTTATGAAGCAGCATGTTATATTAGATGCTCTTTCGGCTTTTGCTCTGGTTGAGCTTTATCGTTTGATTCTCTTCAAGGTTCCGGCCCGTCATGCCGAGCAGGCGGCCTTACGCCGCCGGCAGATGGAGGCATGA
- a CDS encoding XTP/dITP diphosphatase yields MTEQNAIIVSTRNKGKVREFAHALAFLGKPVQSMYDFPDVPEVVEDGQTFAENARKKAKEVGDRLGLPVLADDSGLCVDRLDGRPGVYSARFAGEGATDEMNNEKLLAELAELSLGEDTEQPLLSPARFVCSLAYYDPATGSFVEADGEVEGWITSEPSGSGGFGYDPLFYLPEYEKTMAELSLEEKQAISHRGRALHKLTELLEKQSKPL; encoded by the coding sequence ATGACGGAGCAGAATGCGATCATCGTATCCACGCGCAACAAAGGGAAAGTCCGTGAGTTCGCTCACGCGCTGGCTTTTCTGGGAAAGCCGGTTCAAAGCATGTATGACTTTCCGGACGTGCCGGAGGTCGTGGAAGATGGCCAGACCTTTGCGGAAAATGCACGCAAGAAAGCCAAAGAGGTCGGTGACCGGCTGGGCCTGCCGGTTCTAGCTGACGACTCCGGCTTGTGCGTAGACCGACTAGACGGCAGACCCGGCGTGTATTCCGCCCGTTTTGCCGGTGAAGGCGCGACTGACGAAATGAACAACGAAAAATTACTGGCCGAGCTTGCCGAACTGAGCTTGGGCGAAGATACGGAGCAGCCGCTGCTCAGCCCGGCCCGATTCGTCTGCAGCCTGGCTTATTATGATCCGGCAACAGGAAGTTTTGTGGAGGCGGACGGCGAGGTGGAGGGCTGGATTACGTCCGAGCCGTCCGGCAGCGGTGGATTCGGTTATGATCCGCTGTTCTATCTGCCTGAATACGAGAAGACAATGGCTGAGCTCAGCCTGGAAGAGAAGCAGGCGATCAGCCACCGGGGCCGTGCGCTGCACAAGCTTACGGAGCTGCTGGAGAAGCAGTCGAAACCGCTGTAA
- the rph gene encoding ribonuclease PH: MRLDGRAQDERRAMTLTVNTNKYAEGSVFIEVGDTKVICTATVEERVPPFMKGQGKGWVTAEYSMLPRATHTRNQREASRGKLTGRTMEIQRLIGRALRSVVNLEALGERSVLIDCDVIQADGGTRTSSITGAFVAMTMAIHKLAVKHNLPVFPVTDYLASVSVGVIGEQLLLDLNYEEDSKAKVDMNVVMTGQGKFVEVQGTGEENPFSRDELNGLLALAEKGISEMITQQREALGAIADKIGGGAQA, encoded by the coding sequence ATGAGACTGGATGGCCGTGCTCAGGATGAGCGTAGAGCAATGACACTTACGGTAAATACGAATAAATATGCGGAAGGATCCGTCTTCATTGAAGTAGGCGATACAAAGGTGATTTGTACAGCAACGGTGGAAGAACGGGTTCCTCCTTTTATGAAGGGACAAGGCAAAGGCTGGGTAACAGCCGAATATTCGATGCTGCCCCGCGCGACCCATACCCGCAATCAGCGCGAAGCCAGCCGAGGCAAATTGACGGGCCGTACAATGGAAATCCAGCGCCTGATCGGCCGGGCGCTTCGTTCGGTTGTTAATCTGGAGGCACTTGGCGAACGTTCCGTGCTGATCGATTGTGACGTTATTCAAGCCGACGGCGGTACGCGGACAAGCTCGATTACGGGTGCTTTCGTGGCGATGACGATGGCGATTCACAAGCTGGCGGTGAAACATAATCTGCCTGTATTTCCGGTAACGGATTATCTGGCTTCCGTCAGCGTTGGTGTGATCGGGGAACAGCTGCTGCTGGATTTGAATTATGAAGAGGATTCCAAAGCGAAAGTCGATATGAACGTTGTTATGACAGGGCAGGGCAAATTTGTAGAGGTCCAGGGAACAGGCGAAGAGAATCCATTCTCCCGGGACGAATTAAATGGCTTGCTCGCTTTGGCGGAGAAAGGCATCAGCGAAATGATTACTCAGCAGCGTGAGGCGCTGGGGGCCATAGCTGACAAAATTGGAGGCGGAGCGCAGGCATGA